TGGTCGCCGCATTGCGTGAAGATCCCGACAAGGTGCACGAGGCGTTCGGCATTCCGTCAGATCAACGCGTGCAGTTGAGCGCCGATCCACGCAAAGCCCTCCGTGATCTTGAGGTCCACCCGAACTTGCAGTTCAAGTACCTCGGCGCGCGCGGTCTGTTGACGCTTGCCCCGGCGTCGATGGCTCCATTTCTTGAAAGACGAGGTTTTGGTGATGGGAAAGATTGTTAGCGCGGCGGCAACCTCTCATACATTTGGTGTGGCAGATGGGGTAGAGGCTCAGGCGCAGCGCATATTCGACGGCATTGACCGAATCGGTCATGCCATTCGGGCGTCAAGGCCGGATGTGATTTTGATGGCGACCAGCGACCATCTCGTCAATTTCTCTCTGGATTTTCAGATTCCGCTGGCCGTGGGGATCTCGGATGCGTGGTGCCCTTATGGCGATCTTGGTGTGCCCCGGGAGCCGTTCCCCGGACACCGCGAGTTCGCCACCGAGCTTGTCGCGTTTGCGGCAACAAAGGACTTCGACCTTGTTGCCGTGGAGAACGTCAAGCCGGATCACGGGCTCGCCATGCCGAACGCGATCATCAATCGCGGGATGCATATCCCTGTGGTGCCCATCTACATCAATACGGTGATGGCCCCGTCTCCGACCTGTGCGCGCAGTTACGCGTTGGGAAAGGCGGTGCGCGAATTTGTGGAGACCGCTCGGCCGGAGCAGGAGCGCGTTGCGATTGTCGCGACGGGAGGGCTGTCCCACTGGATTTGTTTGCCCGATTCGGGACGCGTGAATGCGAAGTGGGACCTGGCGTTGATTCAGCAGATCGTTACCGGTCGTGGCGCCGAGCTAGCGGGGTTGTCCTTCGACGCGATCATGAAGGACGGAGGGAACGGGGGGCTCGAGATGGCCACGTGGGCCTTCATGGCCGGTACCACGGGAGAGAGCGTGGGTGAACTGGTCTATTACGAGGAAATGACTGCCTGGTGGACCGGAATGGGGGGCGTACTCATGCATCTGGATGATGCTTGATGTGCATCGATAGACAACATTGTGTCCCACTGAAATCTAGGAAGAAGATCTGATAATGAGCTACCCCAATCTGCCTGCGGACGTTCAGGCTGCAAGTCATGTCGTCGACGTTGATGGAATCAAGACCCACTATCTTGACGTTGGGCACGGCGACCCACTCATTTTGATTCATGGTGGCGGCGCCGGCGCGGATAGCTGGGGCAACTGGCGAGGCTGCCTGGCGGCTTATGCCAAGCACTTTCGGGTGCTGGCATACGATATGCCCGGCTTCGGTCGTTCCGCCAAGCCATCGCCCGACGCGTATGAATACACGCAGCAGAACCGCAATCGTCACCTGCTTGGATTCATCGACGCGCTGGGTCTCGGCCGTGTCAACGTCATTGGAAATTCAATGGGCGGGGCGACTGCGCTTGGTCTGGCCATCGACCATCCGGAGCGGGTCGAAAGACTGGTGTTGATGGGAAGCGCCGGACTGAATATCGCCAACCCGGATCCGTCGTACATCAAGAACCTGCAAGGCTACGACTACACGCTTGAGTCCATGCAGCGCATCATGCGCGCGATGGTCGGATCTCGCCACGTCGTCGATCCGGAGGTGGTGCAGTATCGTCACCAGATCATGCAGAACGAAGACGCTCGGATCGCGATTCAGCACATCACCCGATCAAAGCTTACGTATGAGCGCGAGCAGATCGCCTCCGTCAAGACGCCAACGCTCGTTGTCGGTGGCAAGGAGGACAAAGTGGCCGTGCTTGCGCGAACGTATGGTTATCTGGAATTGCTTGAGAACTCCTGGGGATTTGTCGTACCTCACGCAGGGCACTGGGTGATGATCGAAGCGCCGCAGGCGTTCGCGGCAGTCACGCTGAACTTCTTGTTGGACGACGCGTTCGGTGCGTGCTGATCTTTGGGAGGCTAGGCTGATCTAACTGCGTTGGACATCATGGCCGCGAGGCAATGGGCGCTTAGTGCACAGGTCCTGGCGCTGACATTGCAGGGGCGAGGCGCCTGACTGTCATCCGTCAAATCATGGATATCGGAACGCGCTCACTTGCCATAATATTGGGCGAAATCCAGTGAGGGGAACCGATGCGCAGAGCGATATTCCTAAGTTTGCTTGCTGTGTCGACAGTGGCATTTGCTCAAGGTAACAATTGCGATTGCCAGCAATACGTCGGTTCGTGCGAGGCAGCGATCAATGTCGTGCCGACATCGGCGACGAAGGGCTCATACGGCGCCGAATTGCAGATACGTTCCACGGCGCCGCAATGCTCGAAGGTCGACTATTACGTTGATGGGACGCCCTACTTCACCATTCTGAGTCAGGGAAATCAGGCGGAAGATCGAATCTTCGGACAAAAGCCGCTCTCGCGCGCAAATGTCTCAGGCGTGAGCTGTCGGCTATGCCGGCGTACCGATGCGTCGGTGCCCAGTCAGGGAGGTGCGCCGACGTCAGCCACATTGGCCATTGCTGGCCGTTGGCATGCGCCGGCGTGTCCAGGGGCCGCAGGCTGGTGGGGTAGCGGCGGGGCACCGCGCGATGTGACGGTGTCATTGGCGCTGAACGGCACGATGGTCTCAGGCACGTTAAATGAACACAGCGCGGATTACTCGTATTCGGCGTCCTTGTCCGGATCGCTGTCGTCAGGCACGGCAAAGTTGACCAGTAGCGTAGGCAGCACGCACGACATGACCTTGTCCTCCGATCAACAGACGCTGACCGATCGTTGGTGTAACAAGGATGGCGGGTGTGAGGCGTGTCAAATGACGCGGCAATGATCGGTCAAATGTGCAGACAGGCGCGCCACTGTGAGTCGATCACGACGACGACGCTCGGTTCGGCGATTACGCGTGGCGTTTTCCGGTGCCGGTTCGCCTTGCGCGCGGCCTTGAAACCTCCGCGATTTCCTCCGCTTCGCGGCCATCGAGCCGCAGGGCACCCGTCTTGCAACGGTGAGAGATTTCGGCCAACGCACGCTCACCTCGCTGAGAGGCTTCGAAGGTGTGTCGTCGGCCGACTGGGGGCAGTATTTTGCACTGGCGCCTGAGCTTCCCGAGGTCGCATCCGCTACACACCAGGCGCTCGCGGGGCGTTGGGCTTGCTGGCATAAGCTTTGCGGCGTGGTACGATCATTCGCATCCACGGGATTCAGATTCGTGGCTTCGATCCAATCCGGGCCCGTCGAGAGACGGGGATATCAGGAGGCCAGTATGTCTGTAGAGCAGAAGACGTCGCATCGCGGGTTCACCATCATCACCGTTCTCGAGCGCCTTTCGAAGGGACGTGCGCGGCTCTCCGCCAAGGTGCTCGCCAGCGACGAAGATCACAAGCGACGCCTCGGCGGCAAAAAGCTCCTGCAGGCCAAGCGCTGGTTCGATCACTTTGCGGACGATCTGGCCGCACCGGTGATCGCTGGACTCAAGCACACCATCGATCTGGAATTGGCCGCTGCCGCAAAGGCCGCGCCGAAGACGCCGGCCAAGCCGACTGCCGCCAAGCCCGCCAAAGCGGCCAAGCCCGGGAAGGCAGTGAAGGCCGCGAAGCCGGAAAAAGTGGCGAAGGCGACCAAGGCGGACAAACCCAAGAAGGCGGCGAAGCCGGGCAAGACAGCCAAGACGGCCGCTGCCACAAAGCTTGCCCAGGGACCGAGAGTCGGCAATGGGGCGCCTGCGGCTGTTGGCGCTGCCAACGGTGTGGCGTCGGAGACGTCAGCCAGCAGGGCCAGGCCGGTGGCCTCCGGCAGTGTCGCGAAGACGCGTAAGCGGGCCGCGCCCTCGGCACCTGTCGGAACGCCGGCACCCAAGCCGCTCAAGACAACGGCGCGTCGCAGCACGACCTAATAGCGATACGGCTCCACGCAGGCGAGCGGCGCATATCGGGAATGATTGCCGCAAGGTCTCAAGACTTACATCGAACGGCGCGCGCCAGTCTGGCGACGCGCCGTTTTTCATGGGGTCGATGAATCGAAGGCGATCGGATGGGTGAACGGGGGGCGGGCGGCGTTTCGCATATTGCTCGCATGATGGCGGTTATCACGGTCACCGAATCGTTTCCCATAGCCGCGTCATATGCCGCAAATTTCATGTGTTGCAAACGCACCACGCGCGTGCGGGATGCGTCACAGACATGTCAAAATGCCTCCGCTTCCCGATCACTAGCGGTGCTTTTTCCTTCGCAGGAAAGCACCGCTAGTCATTTGGTAAGCACTCCATTGCATATGCGGTTGCAGCAAAAACTGTCCTGGGGGACAAGCGCAATCGATATTGTCAGGAGATGTCCGCCGTGGCGGACCCCAAAAGTATAAGACCACAATCAAAGAGGAAACTATGAAGCGCTTCCAACTCACGGCGCTGGCTGCTGCCAGCTTTGCCGTCGCCACGCCGGCGATGGCCCAGAGCAACGTCACGCTCTACGGCGTGATCGACGCAGGTATCGGTTACGTCAACAATGTCGCCAGCGGTCTGAACGGCAAGGGCGCACACAATATCCAGGCCGTGAGCGGTATTGGCCAGGGCAACCGCTGGGGTCTGAAGGGTTCGGAAGATCTGGGCGGCGGTCTGAAGGCCGTGTTCGTGCTGGAAAACGGCTTCAGCCTGACCAACGGTGGCCTTCTGCAGAACAGCCGCATGTTCGGCCGTCAAGCATATGTGGGTCTGCAGAGCGCGCAGGCCGGCACCGTGACGATCGGTCGCCAGTACGACTCTGTGGTGGACTTCGTGAGCCCGATCACGTCGGCCAAGCAATGGGCGACGCAATACGGCGCGCACGTGGGCGACATCGACAACCTGTACAACTCGTTCCGCGTCAACAACTCGATCAAGTACACGAGCGCGAACTACAGCGGTTTCTCGTTCGGTGCGTTGTACGGCTTCAGCAACGAGCCGAACACGGGCAACGGCACGGGCTTCTCGCACAACAATGCGTTCAGCCTCGGCGCGTCGTATGCCAACGGCCCGCTCACGGCTGCCCTTGGTTACATGCACCTGGCAAGCCCGGGTACGGCCAACGGCAACGGCGCCGTGACGAACGATTACTCGAGCGCGACCGACATCTTCTATACCAGCGCTGTCGACAAGCATGACATCGCCGCCGCTGGCGTGTCGTACCAGATTCAGGCGGCTACGCTTGGCTTCGTTTACAGCTACGCCAAGGTGCGCTACACGAACCAGTCGTCGATTCGCGTGAACACGTTCGAACTGAACGGCAAGTACCAGGTGACGCCGAACCTGCTGGGCGGCGTGGCCTTCATCTACAGCGATGGCAGCGTGGGTGGGGCGACGGCGCTGTCGGGGATCAGCAAGGGCACGAAGCCGCGTTGGTTCCAGGTCAATCTGGGTGGGGTGTACGCGTTCAGCAAGCGCACGGAGTCGTACCTGACCGGCGTTTATCAGCGCGCGACGGGGGATGCCGTGGTGGCGGCGATCGATAACGTTGGCGGCCCGACCGGCGACGGCGGCCAGTCGCAGATCGCGGTTATTGCTGGCCTGCGCCACAAGTTTTAAGTTGGTTTTTCGGCTTGACCGGGGGATCGGCCGAAGCCCTTCCCACGGTGGCAACGGGCCCCGTCGGCAGCGGCGGGGCCCGTTGTGCATTGGGACGGGGCAAATCGTGTGCATTTCGCACACTTTCTGTGTATAATCACGACCTTGTCCAAAATATGGGCAGTGCGGGGAGTGGCGCTCACTGACGAACGATGAGTAGCCGCTTCGCCATCAATCAACCGTTCAGCCAGTCTGGAAGGCGCGATGCAGGGTTCGCGGTAGCGAGCGAGGCGTCGAATGCCAATCGGGAGATCGCAGAGGAGGTGAGTCGCGGTCCCGCCGGATGTGGTGTAGTGCAGTCCGTAGCAAGTCCGTTCGTCGCGCCTGGCAGGAGAAGTCTCCGGCAGGGCGGGGAAGGGTGTCTTTGCTCGGTAAGTTAAATGTCCGGCTCGTATGAGCCGAATCACTATTCGAGATATTGCATGACCAAGATCGTTATCAAAGACGGGGAACCCGTTGAAGTCGCACTGCGTCGTTTCCGTCGCGCTATCGATGGCACGGGCCTGATCAAGGAAGTCAAGGCACGTGCGGCTTACGAAAAGCCGACGGCTGAGCGCAAGCGCAAGAAGGCTGCTGCCGTGGCCCGTCTGCGTAAGCGTCTGCGCAGCCAGACCCTGAAGAAGAAGATGTACTAAGCACGTTGCTGCGCCATTGGTGCAGTGAAGTGTGAAGTCAAAAACCCGCCGCGAGGCGGGTTTTTTTATGACCGGAAGCGGCGTATCAGTTTGCTACACTCGTGGCCGTCGCGATCGCTTCGTCCCCTGACTCCCCAAGATTCCCATATGAAAACGCTGACCTTCGCTGCTCTCGACACGTTGACGCAACAAGCCGAGCAGTCCCCCCGTGCCCGCATGAACCAGAACTTGCACGAGTCGCTGGACGATCCGATTCAGCGCCTGGCGATTGCGATGGAGCCGGCAACCTATATTCGTCCGCACCTGCATCGTCAGACGTGGGAATTGCTGACGGCGTTGCGTGGCTGTTTTGTCGTTTTGACGTTCGATGAAGCGGGCATCGTCACCGATCGCAAGGTGCTCGGTGAGGACACGAGCGTGACGGAGACGGCAGCGGGTACCTATCACACCGTGCTTTCGCTGGACCCGGGGGCTGTGATTTTCGAAGTGAAGCATGGCCCGTACCGGCCGTTCGTCGAGTCCGACTACGCGAGCTGGTCGGCGCCGGCAGACACCCCGGAAGCGGCTGCCTTCATGGAATGGGTCAAGACGGCACAAGTTGGCGATCGCTGGGCCGCCTGAGGTCACGCGTAGCGACATCGTTTCAGGGGCGCGTTGTTCGGTGGCGTCGATGAGGCGTCAGCGCGTCCAGCCTTGAAATTCGATGGCCATTGCGAATAGCGCTTTGGTCGTCGCATCGACATCGGCACGCCGGCCGCCGCCTGAGACGTGGCGCACGGCCGACACGTCGGCAAGGCGTTCGGGACTGAAGCGCATGTCGCGGCGGGTGTCGTGTCGAAACGACGCGGGCGCGGCAGCCTGCAATTGCCAGACCGGCACGCCCAGTCCTTCGGCCAGATGGACATGGACGGCATCCAGCGAGATCACCAGATCCAGATTGTCGATGAGGGAAGCTTCGTCGGCGAGATCGTCACAATCCGTTCGCCAGTCGATCCAGTCGACGATTTCGGGAGGGATCGCGTCCGACCGAGGGGTGACGGGGCGTCCCAACGGCACCCATGAAACGCCGGGCACCCGAAGAAGCGGTGCCAGCGTGCTGAATCCTGATGCACTGGACGAGGTTGCTGCCTCGGCGGTGCAATCGAGGGCGTCCAGTCCGGCGAGGCCCACACAGAAGCCATGTTGAGCGGTGGCTGCCAGGCGATCGCGCCAGTGGCGCGAATGAGTGGTGGCAACACGAAGAAACGGGCGACCTGCATGTGCGGCGACGGCTTGCGGTCCTAGCACGTCTGCTAGCGTGCCAAGAGGGCATCGCAGGTCCCAGTCGGAGACGTCGCGGGGCATGCGTGAGAGCACGACAAGGCGTTCTCCTATCGACCATTCCACGAGTCGGCGCATATTCGCTGGGCCGATAAATCCGACTTTTCCGAAGCGCGCGGCCGCGACCTCAAGGTGGCGGAGCTGGCTCACTCTTCGTGCATCGTCGGCGGCTCCGATGATCAGGAGGTGTTGGTGGAGCGTGTCGCCGCCACCGGTCCAGGTGGGCAGAGGGCAATCCGGGTGAGGGCTAAGCGCAGCACCGACCTGTGCCCAGGCGTGGGAGATGGCGTTGGCGGCAGGACTGACTCCGGCATTGGACGGCGAGAGCTGAGAGGCGCGCTGCGAAGGCTTCGTCATGCGAATCCTGGCATCGAGAGGAGAAGAGGGGGCAGAATTCACCGCGAATGAAAGTGGACGCGGAGCGCAGCGCCTACAAAGGACAATGGGGCGTGTTGAAAATGATAGAGGAGCGTGGGTGGAGGCGTCGCACGGTACTTTTGCCTGCGGGAACGATCCATTTGCCGGACGGCAAAATATTTGAAGTGCGAGGCGGAAGCGGAGGAGATCCACGGGTGCGCGGGCACGAACCATGGCGCTAACCACGAGATGAGACGGCAGAGGAGGGAGGAGGTGTTCAGGAGAGGATGGAGGCGGACCGGGGCCCCTTCCTGCTGCGAGTTGGGTCTATGTCTGAGTGGCGGGAAGGGGCCCCGGTCCGCCTGGAGGACGGAGGGAGAGGCACCGCCCCCGGCAACTGAATCACCGATATCGCAAAAAACTAACCCCAAACCCGCGCAAAAACGCGGGTTTGGGGCGAGACAATCCGCGAAATTACTTCTTCTTTTTCGTGGACTTGCGGGCTGGTGCCGGCGCGTCGTCGTCTTGCACGGCGAGTTGACCGCCTGTGCCGAGGCCACCGGCGACGGTTTGTTGCTTGTAGTTCTTCACCGCGCGAACAACGTTGTTGTACGAGTCGGTGAAGGCGGCAACGATAACCTTGCCTTCGGCGGTGTTCGAATAGCCGCCGAGCGAGCCGCCGGCCGAGCTACCGATGATACGGCCGAGTGCGCCGAAGTCCATGCTGGTGGCGCTGCCTTCGGCGGCGGCGATCTGGACACTGGAGCGGTTATCGATGACGGTGAGAAGCGTGCTGGCTTCCTTCGAGTTCATGCTGCCGGCGAGTGCGCCGATGGCCGAACCGATGCCACCCGGCAGGAGGCCGGCGATGCTGGCACCTGCACCACCGGCGTTATTGTTCGTGAACGTGATCGACGGGCTGATTGCGTAGTCTGCGGCGACCATCTTGCCCTTGCCGAAGTTCGACTTGTTGCGCAGTTCGCCGGAGTCTTGCAGGGCACGCTCACCCATGATCGTGTTCATACCGCGACCGCGATCCACGACGACGAAGCAGTTCGACTGTTGCACGAGCAGTTTGAGGACTGGCACGGTCGAGCCGAGCTTGTACTGGCCGGTGAGCACGCCATACCAGGGGGCAGTCGTGTCTTCGATCACGGCGATCGTGCCCAGCGGGCGGTCGCACTTTTCAAGCGAAGGGTTGGCGTTGTCGGAGTTCGCGCCGCCGGCCGAACCGGTCGCCGCGGTCTTGGCGCTGCTGCTCCCCATGTTCATGGACGAGCAACCCGCCATGATGCCGGCCGCAAGCAGCAGGCCCGTGATTTTTACGAGATGGTGTGCCATTTTCCTAGTTCTTTAGAATGTTGTTCTGGAAATTGGCGGCGTTGCCTGCCCGGATTCACTCCGGGTTTCGGCCAAGTCGGTGACGCCGCCGTATGCCAGGAGTCCAAAAAAGCAGGAGTAAGAAGCGAACTACGGTAGGACTCCTATGCTGAAATGCTCCGTAAGAACATTCCGCGCCGCATGCTAGCACGGGGATAAATCGCCAGTCCCCTATCAAAAATCATGGGGATTACGAATGGATTAGGGCGCCGCTTTCATGGGGATTAAGCGAGGATTAGGTGGAAACCATGAGTATGGTGTGAGACTCATGACGTCCAGCCGCTGACGGACGTAAAAAAGCCCCGTCAGGCAAAGGCCGAGCGGGGCATTTCGATCATGCTTGGGTGCTGGGTGAAAATCTTGGTCCCCCCGACAGGAATCGAACCTGTATCTAGCGCTTAGGAGGCACTCGTTCTATCCATTGAACTACAGGGAGAGACTGCATTCTATCCATTGACGCGACGTCCTTTGAAATCAAGGGCATCGCCTTATTCCGCGAGGTTTCCCGGACAATGGCGATACCCCTAACGTATCACCCCGAACCACCCCGCAACCTGCTGCTTCGCGCCTTTCCTGCTTCAAATTTGCTTCCGAACGTAGGGCTGATGCCATCCATTCCGCAAATCTGCGCATGTCGGCCGTTCAGGCCCAACGCGAGCGCAAGAGTATAGCAAAAACGTGTCGCTGCCCCTACTCCCCTGGACGGAGAGGCGCGTTGGGGTGCATGTTGGGGGGCGGGTACGTTCCCTCCGACTGGACTTGTCCCTCGG
This window of the Pandoraea fibrosis genome carries:
- a CDS encoding DODA-type extradiol aromatic ring-opening family dioxygenase; amino-acid sequence: MGKIVSAAATSHTFGVADGVEAQAQRIFDGIDRIGHAIRASRPDVILMATSDHLVNFSLDFQIPLAVGISDAWCPYGDLGVPREPFPGHREFATELVAFAATKDFDLVAVENVKPDHGLAMPNAIINRGMHIPVVPIYINTVMAPSPTCARSYALGKAVREFVETARPEQERVAIVATGGLSHWICLPDSGRVNAKWDLALIQQIVTGRGAELAGLSFDAIMKDGGNGGLEMATWAFMAGTTGESVGELVYYEEMTAWWTGMGGVLMHLDDA
- a CDS encoding alpha/beta fold hydrolase gives rise to the protein MSYPNLPADVQAASHVVDVDGIKTHYLDVGHGDPLILIHGGGAGADSWGNWRGCLAAYAKHFRVLAYDMPGFGRSAKPSPDAYEYTQQNRNRHLLGFIDALGLGRVNVIGNSMGGATALGLAIDHPERVERLVLMGSAGLNIANPDPSYIKNLQGYDYTLESMQRIMRAMVGSRHVVDPEVVQYRHQIMQNEDARIAIQHITRSKLTYEREQIASVKTPTLVVGGKEDKVAVLARTYGYLELLENSWGFVVPHAGHWVMIEAPQAFAAVTLNFLLDDAFGAC
- a CDS encoding porin, translated to MKRFQLTALAAASFAVATPAMAQSNVTLYGVIDAGIGYVNNVASGLNGKGAHNIQAVSGIGQGNRWGLKGSEDLGGGLKAVFVLENGFSLTNGGLLQNSRMFGRQAYVGLQSAQAGTVTIGRQYDSVVDFVSPITSAKQWATQYGAHVGDIDNLYNSFRVNNSIKYTSANYSGFSFGALYGFSNEPNTGNGTGFSHNNAFSLGASYANGPLTAALGYMHLASPGTANGNGAVTNDYSSATDIFYTSAVDKHDIAAAGVSYQIQAATLGFVYSYAKVRYTNQSSIRVNTFELNGKYQVTPNLLGGVAFIYSDGSVGGATALSGISKGTKPRWFQVNLGGVYAFSKRTESYLTGVYQRATGDAVVAAIDNVGGPTGDGGQSQIAVIAGLRHKF
- the rpsU gene encoding 30S ribosomal protein S21, with the protein product MTKIVIKDGEPVEVALRRFRRAIDGTGLIKEVKARAAYEKPTAERKRKKAAAVARLRKRLRSQTLKKKMY
- a CDS encoding WbuC family cupin fold metalloprotein, with protein sequence MKTLTFAALDTLTQQAEQSPRARMNQNLHESLDDPIQRLAIAMEPATYIRPHLHRQTWELLTALRGCFVVLTFDEAGIVTDRKVLGEDTSVTETAAGTYHTVLSLDPGAVIFEVKHGPYRPFVESDYASWSAPADTPEAAAFMEWVKTAQVGDRWAA
- a CDS encoding CsgG/HfaB family protein, with product MAHHLVKITGLLLAAGIMAGCSSMNMGSSSAKTAATGSAGGANSDNANPSLEKCDRPLGTIAVIEDTTAPWYGVLTGQYKLGSTVPVLKLLVQQSNCFVVVDRGRGMNTIMGERALQDSGELRNKSNFGKGKMVAADYAISPSITFTNNNAGGAGASIAGLLPGGIGSAIGALAGSMNSKEASTLLTVIDNRSSVQIAAAEGSATSMDFGALGRIIGSSAGGSLGGYSNTAEGKVIVAAFTDSYNNVVRAVKNYKQQTVAGGLGTGGQLAVQDDDAPAPARKSTKKKK